A region of Streptomyces halobius DNA encodes the following proteins:
- a CDS encoding class I adenylate-forming enzyme family protein, which produces MFESARIHTLWELVEYRAAASRGAPMFFDGDGRTVTFDGVRDEALRVAAGFRELGIGCGTRVAWQLPTRIDTVIASIALARLGAVQTPVIPLHREREVGFILGESATEYVLVPGIWRGFDHTAMVRKLAGDGVRVISVGGGLPVGEPAGLPEFTPERERGAARTRWIYYTSGTTAAPKGVEHTDATLIAGGVGLATALGMSAQDIGSIAFPYAHIAGPDYVIAMLVSGFPAVILETFTAAEAADAYARRGVTMAGGSTAFYQAFLDESRRRAGHGKLIPSLRLLSGGGAPLPPELYAAAGRELECAIVHGYGMTECPMIAMGTPYDSDEQLSRTVGRPVVGAEVRIARPDGSEAGVGEAGEVTLKGAMLFRRYTDPALTTDAFDAEGYFHTGDLGYLRPDGHLVLTGRLKDIIIRKGENISAQEIEDLVRTHPAVAEAAVIGLPDRERGERLCAVVTLADPAAAQLSLAALNSHLRAAGLMTQKLPEQLEIADELPRGGPLHKVLKEALRARYRA; this is translated from the coding sequence GTGTTTGAGTCCGCTCGTATACACACGCTCTGGGAACTGGTCGAGTACCGGGCGGCGGCCTCGCGTGGCGCGCCGATGTTCTTCGACGGCGACGGGCGGACCGTCACTTTCGACGGCGTACGGGACGAGGCGCTGCGAGTCGCCGCCGGCTTCCGGGAGTTGGGGATCGGGTGCGGGACGCGGGTGGCATGGCAGCTGCCGACGCGGATCGACACGGTCATCGCATCGATCGCACTGGCCCGGCTCGGTGCCGTACAGACGCCGGTGATTCCTCTCCACCGGGAACGTGAAGTCGGTTTCATTCTCGGCGAGTCGGCGACCGAGTACGTTCTCGTGCCGGGCATCTGGCGGGGGTTCGACCACACCGCGATGGTGCGGAAACTGGCCGGGGACGGGGTGCGGGTGATCTCCGTGGGGGGCGGGCTGCCGGTGGGCGAACCGGCCGGGCTGCCGGAGTTCACGCCGGAGCGGGAGCGGGGGGCGGCGCGGACCCGTTGGATCTACTACACGTCCGGGACGACGGCCGCGCCCAAGGGCGTCGAGCATACGGACGCGACCCTGATCGCCGGTGGGGTGGGGCTGGCGACCGCGCTGGGCATGTCAGCGCAGGACATCGGGTCGATCGCGTTTCCGTACGCGCATATCGCGGGGCCCGACTATGTCATCGCCATGCTGGTGAGCGGATTTCCTGCGGTGATTCTGGAGACCTTCACGGCTGCCGAGGCGGCTGATGCGTACGCACGTCGCGGGGTGACGATGGCCGGTGGCAGCACCGCCTTCTACCAAGCGTTTCTCGACGAGTCGCGACGTCGGGCGGGCCACGGCAAGCTGATTCCGTCGCTGCGGCTGCTGTCCGGCGGCGGGGCGCCGCTGCCGCCGGAGCTGTACGCGGCGGCCGGGCGGGAGCTGGAGTGCGCCATCGTGCACGGGTACGGGATGACGGAGTGCCCGATGATCGCGATGGGGACGCCGTACGACAGCGATGAGCAGCTGTCGCGGACGGTGGGGAGGCCGGTGGTGGGAGCGGAGGTGCGGATCGCCCGGCCGGACGGCAGCGAGGCCGGGGTGGGCGAGGCCGGTGAGGTGACGCTCAAGGGCGCGATGCTCTTCCGCCGGTACACCGACCCGGCGCTGACCACGGACGCGTTCGACGCCGAGGGGTACTTCCACACCGGTGACCTGGGATATCTGCGGCCGGACGGGCATCTTGTGCTCACCGGACGCCTGAAGGACATCATCATCCGCAAGGGCGAGAACATCTCGGCGCAGGAGATCGAGGACCTGGTGCGCACGCATCCGGCGGTGGCGGAGGCGGCGGTGATCGGGCTGCCGGACCGCGAGCGCGGGGAGCGGCTCTGCGCGGTGGTCACGCTCGCCGATCCGGCGGCCGCGCAACTCTCGCTGGCGGCCCTGAACAGCCATCTTCGGGCGGCCGGGCTGATGACGCAGAAGCTGCCGGAACAACTGGAGATCGCCGACGAGCTGCCGCGCGGGGGCCCGCTGCACAAGGTGCTGAAAGAGGCCCTGCGGGCGCGGTACCGGGCGTAG